From Oncorhynchus keta strain PuntledgeMale-10-30-2019 chromosome 8, Oket_V2, whole genome shotgun sequence:
ATCAATTTAGTCATGTTTGTCTGCTGTTTGAATACATTTTTACGCTAAAGCAGTCGTTATatcagggcggcagggtagtttagtggttagagcgttggactagtaaccgaaaggttgcaggttcaaatccccgatctgacaaggtacaaatctgtcgttctgcccctgaacaggcagttaacccactgttcctaggccgtcattgaaaatatgaatttggGTTCAAAATTAAAATAGCACAGATCTGGACTAGTACTCAGGGCTCCACAGCTGAATGCATGGTtgcaaaataaatatataatatataactccCTTTCTGTTAATCTGTCCATCCTTTCACTCCAACCCCCAATACATCTATACCACTAAAAATTAAACAAATCCAGGAGCACAACTTGAATTCATCTTAAAGCTGAAAACACAATATAAGTCACTGGAATATTGctttgaatgtaaaaaaaaaataaaaataggaaccacaatggaaataagtccctgACTTTGTTGTGCAATCCGGGTCACTTTTCAAATCTTTACAAATAACATGTATCCTTCAATCACTCCAAACTGTGCAGCTGCCAATTgctgaatggaaagagacatctgttacaaaacaccaaaaagttcAATGACATTCGGAGATTGTCAAGCCTACAAGGTAAGGTGGGGAATTTTCTGTTTGTCGATATTTATCTAACTCTCTATTGTTTTGAAAACAGAAACcatgatatttatttatttgacctttatttaactaggcaaatctgttaagaacaaattcttattttcaatgacgtcttaccccggccaaacccgaacgaccgtgggccaattgtgtgcagcCCGAATATTGAAGTGGCCGAAGTCGGCACACTTTTCTCAAGTAGTGATTTATGCTTCTGTAATAAATGAGTGATTTAAAGCGATCCTTTGATTTTGGTGTATTTGATTTCAATCTTGACATTGTTCTAGGTGTATTGTTCTAGGTGTTTCCGTGTTTAGCACATACATTACATTGCCATTCGCTGCAGTTTCATAAGCATCACAGTTGGATATATTGTATTTCAACGCTCCTAGTCCTAAATGGATTGGTCCATGTCGACCTCTGGGGTAGGGGTCGGTGGATGTGTTTCCTCCTCCCCTGACGCTGgcttctgattggctgacagcagtGCTCCCACACTCCCACAGTACAGCAAGGAGCGCATCGGCCACTTctgtcaggacaggagacatgttAAACTTCAGTTAGTCTGTATGACTGTAATAAGTCATACCAAATTAAAACTCTTTGTGAATGTCATAGAGATAATGTAAGAATTAGTAATGCCTGCTGTGGACATCCTACTAGAGTGCTGTTACACTACAATTCATGTCTGATTTTAACTGAGCATCTGGACAGATCAGGGTTATAAGCTATGATAACCAAGGAACAAAAAATATAGGCACCCAGGTAGTTTGATGTCACCAACCTTGACTGGGTGGAGGTAGCCCCCTGCCCTGGGGGGCACTGTGAGTTCAGAGAGAGCCCCGCCCTGGTCCAGGGTCTCAGTAAGGTGGGCGATGTAGTCGGTGGCCAGGACCAGGACGTCCAGCTTGGAGAGCTTGGTGTCACGGGGGACGGAGGGCAGGGCTGCCTGCAGGCTGTGGAAGGCCTGGCGGAGGTTACGTACACGGCTCCTCTCCCTGGCCGCGTTCTCTGGGGAGTGTTGGGACTTCATAGCCCTGCTGGGCTGCACACCCGTCACCCTCCCAGACCTCACCTGTACCACGCAGTAGGAACACTTAAGTTTCATTACATTTACAGGGTAAATGAGAAAGTAATGACATACCAATTAATGTAACATTTAAAGAGCGCTATAAAATCAGTTTCCATAACACAAGTAGTGCTGTAAAGTGCTTAAGTAAAaacactttaaagtactacttaaaatGTTTTTTGggctatctgtactttactatttatgccaacttttacttcactaaatTCCAAAAgcaaataatgtactttttactccatacattttccctgacacccacaagtacttgttacattttgacaggaaaatgatccaattcacacacaagaacatccctggtcatcccaaccgcctctgatctggcggattcactaaacagagaacatccctggtcatcccaaccgcctctgatctggcggattcactaaacagagaacatccctggtcatcccaaccgcctctgatctggcggattcactaaacagagaacatccctggtcatcccaaccgcctctgatctggcggattcactaaacacaaatgcttcatttgtaaatgagtGTTGGTGTGCCATTTGTCAAACCATCTGGTTTGCtcaatataaggaatttgaaactattcatacttttagactttactcaagtagtattttactgggtgacttttacttgaatcattttctattaagggatctttacttttactgaaggatgacaattgagtactttttccaccactgaccaCAAGATCTGACGTGTGAAGTTGAATCTGCAAATACCTAACATAAAGGGTCTTAACATTGTCCAGACATCAACAATGGAGTTCAGTAATTCAGAAAGAATTCACAATTTCATTTCGTCGAGCTACTTAACATGAACAAAAGCTGAGAACCTTACAAATACTTAATTACTTTCCAGCTATAACCCTGAGGGGTGGATCTActgtgttctgtagaggtttaacTCACCCACTTCTTAGGATCCCTACGTGGCTGTAGTGCCCTCAGACTGTCCACTTAACTCAAGAGCAACCAGCTCCAGACACCCTACTGAAAACCAACAGAGACCCAAAGCTCGCCTGTTTTCTGACCGCAGCTCCCCAGCCCCTCTAACAATCTCCAGTCACAGCTTCTCCTCTGCGCATCGTGGTCCTatgtcctccctctcccaccatccctctctttctccgtctctctttccctccccttgCCTTATCTGGTGAGGTCCTGTGGGGATCTCAAGCGGCCCTTATCTCCCCCACCCACACCTCCCCCGGATGTGCTCTGCCAAGGGGAGCAGCCTCAGAGTAATGGGGTGGCCCAGGGCAGGACACAGGGCTTGGGAAACACCAGGGCCTGGCAGCAGCTGGAGGAACTTCTGGTCTCCCTGCCATAATAGACAACTAGGAGGATGGTACTGCACTTGGTACCATCATCATACCATTTTTGGGTATTAAACCTTGAATTGGGGACCAAGGCCACATATCTTAGGTGTGATTCCATAGAcatgagcagagagacagaacaataaTTGAATTTAAATGTTTATTAATATAATTTGTCCAGACAATATATATAGATCAGGAGATTAGTTTCTGAAATAAATGCAAAGTGCTATTTATGGAATGCTATAACATTGTAAATAACAACAGAATAGGTGATCAGAATAAAACACACATTTCAGTCTCTGGCAACTATTGCAAAAAATAAAACATATCTGATATTTTGTGCAATCATTTGATAACCACTCAGACCTAGACTATGCCAGTAATCAAAACATAACTATCTGTGCTCTCCTCAACATTGATTCAGGAACAACCTTCACGAAATTGTCTTCTATTCACTCTTCTCAATTGGTCCATGGATCATTTCCTAACTAGAGAGTAAGTTAATGAACACTTTTCTTCCCCATCTCATTGGTAGTAGTCATTGGGAGgctttactgtactatattagcctggtcacagatctgtttgtgtAGTCTTGTCACATATCCTTCCTCCAGGATTTCATGGGGATCCTTTGTTATATTTGCAGGCAAAAATGCTTAATTTTGCTGCAGCAATTCTGACATTTTGCTTGGCAATATGCATTGATTTTGTCCAATTTGTCATGGAAATGCGCTGATCAGGGGAAAAGTTTGACGTGTGGCTTGATTGAACCACATAATGCAGCAAAATGTGCGGTGATTGGTTGAAATTGCAAGCCCTATTTTTGTACTGCGGTGATGGGTCCGTTTTATGCGATAATATTGCAATGATTTTACTGTTTTAAGCAGAAATAGTGCGGTGATTGGTCAAATTTGCAAACCCCTCGCATAGTATCGAGTTGCGATCGcagaatcctggagggactgtcaTGGTCGTTGTCATGCcaaaacagcacaaacagatctgtgacATGGCTAGAATCATTTCCAGATGTGTGTAAAAAGGCAGCTATGGCAGAGGTTTATGGGCCAATCAGGAAGTAACTTCACATGTCAGTGCTATTGTAATACCAGTGCTCGCTGACCTAGCATCTGGTGCTGTTTGGTAAACAGGAAAGGCAGATGTGCAGAGCGATCACTTCATCTTCTCCTGCATCTTGGTGAAGTTCTGGATGTCCTGGGCCATGAGTTCTGGCTCCTCCATGGCGGCGAAGTGTCCTCCTCGGGCCATGGGCGTGAAGGTCTTCAGCTCACGGTACTTCTGCTGCACCCACAGCTTGGGGGTGTGCATCAGCTCATTGGGGAAGCAGGCAAAACCGGTGGGCACGTGCACTGGCATCctgggtagagagggagtgaATACGTGCAATAGTTAACCAAAACATAAATTGAGTTTGTCCTTTCTACTTCAACAGCATCACTTACCAGGACAAAGTTATTTATGTTCTGAAGGTGGAGCTCCTCGTGCTAGTTAGACTATTACACAGCACAAACATAGATATTCCATAGCAACATTCCACTGACTTTGAGTGTGGCTGGTCAAGACCCTTGCTGAAGTTCTCCTTGTAGAAGCGCATAGAGGAGATGATGCAGCCAGATGTCCAGTAGATCATCACGTTGGTCAGCAGGTCATCCAGACTGAACTTCCTGCAAGGAAAGAGAGGTGCTAAAAAACCAAAGGCCATAAAACTGGACATGGTAATCTGTGAAGAATCCTTTTGAATACTAACCAACTATCCTATTCTACAACAACGGCTGTGGTTCAGGTCTAAGACGTTCTACCTCGTAAGTCCTCCGTCATCCAGGTTCCTGAAGTCATGGTCAGTCCAGGTGGAGAACTTCTCCAAAATATAGGCAGCAAGACCCACTGGAGAATCATTCAACGCTCGACCTAATAGAAAGAGATCAGACATGATACAGCACAGTTTCTTATTCCTGGGCCTGGTCTATACAGAAGCAGCAGTTAAAGCTGTGTGTTGCCCAGAACGCGACCCTTCTAAACTGGTTCCATCTCTTACCCACAGTGTCAGGCTTGGTGGCCTGGATGTGCATGTATCCTGACTCCTTGACAGACTCCACCACTAGGTTCTGCACAACGGGGTAGATGCGCTGAATGTCGTGTTCGTTGAAGCCAAACAGCTTGGGGAAACTGCGGCCCAGCATTATAGACAGAACCATGGGCAGGCCCGGTTTGGAGGGGGGAGCAAAGTTGAGATGTAAGCCTTTGATTATTCTGGGGCGAAAAaaatcagagaggagagatgaagtaCAACAAACATTGAATCTGAGTCAAACTGAGGCTTTTTCACTTCCTATCATTCACTCATAAAACATTATTACGCATTCCAAATCCCAGAAATAAGGAGGCACACATAATATTGGATATGTCTCCCATGGCTTAAGATAGGATCTGGCCAtatttctgtgtctgtctgtcttacttGGGCTCCAGCTGGGCCATGTTGGTAGTGACGATCCATCCCCAGTCTCCTCCATGAGCATAGAACTGTTGGAAGCCCAGTCTCTTCATCAGCTTGTGGAACACACGGGCCGCACACACCGAGTCAAAACCTGCAACATAAACAGAATCATTCATTTGAGAGAATGAATATAAAGTCACTGAATATAATGTTTATCTGGCAGAAATGCTTTGTTAGATTCAATGGGCTGGGCATATGTGACCCTTAACCTCAGACAGGACTCTAACCACTTGCCTTTCTTATGTGGAGCCTCGGAGAAGCCGTACCCAGGGATGGAAGGACACACCACCTCAAACACGATGTCGTCTGGGTTGGAGGGTTGAGTCAGGAGGGGTATCATCCTGTAGAACTCGTAGAAAGAGCCTGGCCAGCCGTGCACCATGAGCAGAGGCACGGCAGTCACGCCCTCAGGGAGGTTCTTGGGCCGCACATGGACGTAGTGGACGTCAATGCCTGAGAcatcatcaaatcaaactttatttgtcacatgagccaaatacaacaagtatagactttaccgtgaaatgcttattttacaagcacttaaccaacagttaaggggggggggggtcaatgtaaattgtccggtggcgattttatgaattgttcagcagtcttatggcctgggggtagaagctgttgaggagccttttggtcctagacttggcgctctggtaccgcttgccgtgcggttgcagagaaaacagtctatgactggagtctctgacaattttatgggctttcctctgacactacctagtatataggtcctggatggcaggaagattGGCCCAGTgcgcactacactctgtagtgccttacggtcagataacgagcagttgccataccagggggtgatgcaaccggtcaggatgctctcgatggtgcagctgtagaaccatttgaggatctggggacccatgcaaaatcttttgtctcctgagggggaaatggTTTTTTCgtaccctcttcacaactgtcttggtgtgtttgaaccatgatagttcgttggtgatgtggacaccaaggaacttgaaactctctacccgttccactacagccctgtcaatgttaatgggggcctgttcggtgctccttttcttgtagtccacgatcatctcctttgtcttgctcacattaagggagaggttgttgtcctggca
This genomic window contains:
- the LOC118386953 gene encoding transcription factor 23-like translates to MKSQHSPENAARERSRVRNLRQAFHSLQAALPSVPRDTKLSKLDVLVLATDYIAHLTETLDQGGALSELTVPPRAGGYLHPVKKWPMRSLLYCGSVGALLSANQKPASGEEETHPPTPTPEVDMDQSI
- the LOC118386954 gene encoding epoxide hydrolase 1-like — translated: MFTEIMLALVVGGVVYFLVQRSKRHQLKSEDGWWGEGTPMAGEEDLSIRPYTVQTDEEELEDLYRRIDQTRPFPSLEDSQFNYGFNSHYLQKVVTYWRRDFDWRRQVEKLNKFPHYKTNIEGIDVHYVHVRPKNLPEGVTAVPLLMVHGWPGSFYEFYRMIPLLTQPSNPDDIVFEVVCPSIPGYGFSEAPHKKGFDSVCAARVFHKLMKRLGFQQFYAHGGDWGWIVTTNMAQLEPKIIKGLHLNFAPPSKPGLPMVLSIMLGRSFPKLFGFNEHDIQRIYPVVQNLVVESVKESGYMHIQATKPDTVGRALNDSPVGLAAYILEKFSTWTDHDFRNLDDGGLTRKFSLDDLLTNVMIYWTSGCIISSMRFYKENFSKGLDQPHSKMPVHVPTGFACFPNELMHTPKLWVQQKYRELKTFTPMARGGHFAAMEEPELMAQDIQNFTKMQEKMK